A stretch of DNA from Plectropomus leopardus isolate mb unplaced genomic scaffold, YSFRI_Pleo_2.0 unplaced_scaffold29003, whole genome shotgun sequence:
agggTGAAGGAGGACAAATAAGACCATTCACTTCACATGTCAGTAGCAAGTAAGACACTAAGGCCTCCAGTAAATTGTACATGAAATAGTCAGTAAGGGTGCACAGAAACAAACCTTGTCGATGAAAGAGGCAAAGCGGTTGTTGAGGGTCTTGATCTGGTCCTTCTCATGGGTGCGGACAGCTTGGATGTGGGGGTCGATCTCCAGATTCAGAGGGGCCAGCAGACTCTGGTTGACTGTGACAGCTGTGATGGGTGGAGGGATGTAGGTGCCTGCGGCTTGGCTAGAAGAAGAACCAAAGCCATAGCCACCAGAACCCCCCATTGAAGACATGGCAAATCCAGAACCAGCACCAAAACCAAGACCAGCACCAGCACCCGCACCAGCTCCAGCACCATAACTGGATCTTTGTACGGAGTAGCTGACTGGTGCAAAGGACCTCCTCATGCTGTTGCTAGAGCTTGAGACTGAGTATGCCTTCCTCATCATGTCTGCAGTGGTAAAGGTTGTCGACTctctgaggagaggagaacagGAGATGAGAAGTCTTCAAAAGGAGAGCCAAGTCCCTCTGAATGTCTGACTGTGGAGTCTGCCTGCTTTTATGTCCGGGCTgagtgaagggggggggggtcttcTAACTCCACCTTAACCTGTCCTGTGACTTTTGATGTCCAACCTCCCCTCCATCTCAGCCTCTG
This window harbors:
- the LOC121938266 gene encoding keratin, type II cytoskeletal 8-like, which gives rise to MMRKAYSVSSSSNSMRRSFAPVSYSVQRSSYGAGAGAGAGAGLGFGAGSGFAMSSMGGSGGYGFGSSSSQAAGTYIPPPITAVTVNQSLLAPLNLEIDPHIQAVRTHEKDQIKTLNNRFASFIDKVRFLEQQNKMLETKWNLLQDQT